AACCATTCAGGGATCCATCATTAATGAATCAGAACCTTTTGCAGTAGATTCTAATGGATCAACACTTTGTGAAACAATTTTCTCAATAACAACAACGTAACAACAATAGAGAAACTAGTAACAAAAGCATATTTAAAACAAAGAGTAACCCTTAATAGACAAAAAGCATCACATAGTCTATTCCCAgataaaataggaaaaaaataacacgtttatacattttttcaattttttaactaaaactaatatataacaaaatttattaaagtGAAAGCATGTTTactcaaagaaataacaaataACATACAAAAAGACAGCGTAAAAACAAAATCCAcctaaaaaagagaaaaatatatataattactattgaaggagtAATAAAAAGTTCTACTAGAAcaactattatatatattaagtaaTCTCTTCAATTTTCACCTATTGgagaaaataacaaaatttattaaaagaaaCCTTATGGTTGTGAGAGAAGTTAAGCTAAGAATAAAATACTGCACAATCTCTTAGGATTCACTATTATAAACATGAAATCGATCgaagtaattaattatataaatgtaACTACTAAACTTAAGCTATATGGAATTGTGTTCAACATAAGCTGAACATgtagttttgttttttaaacATGTCTTAACTAATGTGAGACATATTTTGAAGTCGATAAAGTCAATGACAGTTACAAGCACAATTATATGCAACCAACTGAAGAGTTAAATAAAtcttgattttagttttttttttttttttttgtattgattcaatttaatttctatttataaTGCTCTGAATATAAAGGAAAAATACTACCATATTTACAATATATCAATCCCTAAATTATCTCCTAAATGTTCTAATTTATGGTAATGTACATAATTATAGTATTctgattatttttttcttcactccccctcaagttgggtaGTGGGATCTTGAATGCCCAATTTGCGAAGAGTATATTGAAATTGTTTTGATCCTACAGCTTTGGTTAGGAAATCAAAAAGTTTTTCTTTAAATCGAACAAATGGAATATGGATTATCTTTGCTTTAACTTTCTCTTTTATGAAGTGCTAGTCAAATTTTGTTGATATGTTATTgctgctttgttatcacaatTTAGTTCACAATTTCTGTTAAGTTGGAATTCAAGTTCTGTAAGTAGCTTTCTGATCCATAGTACATCAGTGATCTCCTTTGTTATAGCTAAAAATTTGGGTTCAACACTAGATATTGCAACCACCTTATGTTTCTTGCTTCTCCTTGTCACTAGATTTTCTCCCACAAAAGTAAAGTATCATGATGTTGACTTTCTTCCATCTCTCCTTCCAATTACGCGTTTGTGTAGGCTTGTAAACTTAGATGTCTAGTTTTTTGGAATAGTGTTCCCCTTCTAGGCGTGCCTTTGGGGTACCTTAGGATTCTAGTTGTTGCTTCTATATGGTGTGTTTGAGGTTGATGCATAAATCTGCTTATAATCCCATCTGCAAAGACAATGTCCGAACAAGTATGTGTGAGGTAGATTAGTTTTTCTTCTAGCTTCAAGTATTGCTCACGATTGGCTGCCTTCCCTCCTTTAATATTTTGTAGGTAATTGGTTTACCACTATTGATGTTTCTACTGGTTCGCACTCCAACATCCCTGTCTTTACTAGTAAGTTTAAAACATATTTCTTTTGGCATATAAAAATCCCCCCTTTACCTACGTACTTCGATTCCCAAAAAGTACTTCAATTTTTCAaaatctttcatctcaaattaactaaaaatttttTCCTTCAATAACTGTATCTCTTCGTCATCATTAGCTGTGATAATCTAGTCATCTATGTAGATCATGAGGCATGTTATCGATTCACCTCTCATCTTGAAAAATAGTGCATGATTGGAGTTACTTTGGTAATAGCCAAATATCTTCATTACAAGGGTAAAATCTGCTAAACCATGCTCCGGGGTTTAGTTTAATCCGTTAAGGGCTTTTCGTAACTTGCACCCTTAATTGTTTACATGTGATGTctactaattatttattttttaaactgtGATTTGTTAGAGTAGATTTTTGACCACGGACATTTggtaaatttgattaataattcattataggaaaaattaattCTAAAGGTAAGAATTTTCTCGCTTCTGCTTTTTAAGGTTcaaaatttgcattattttttaaaggcTTTAACTTTACATCATTTTTGCTTTAAAGGTTAATTCTTCTGATAttgaatataaaacaaaatagaaatttcattttgattaaaattcaaaattacatTGAATCATTTTATGGAAAAAAACCTCGTCATGGAAACCTCAAGgacaaacatattttaaaaaaaatacaagaaatAAATAACAGTGACCAATTGGCATCAttcacattaaaaataataaaaatgtttttaatagGCCTTCTTGCATGTTCCAACTCTATTATTTCCTTCAGTTTTAACTCCAATTAAACCCATTTTTCGCATAGCTGGACCAATTTTAGCAAGGAATACCTTCTCATCTTCAGCTGCCCTAACAACAATGGGTCTTGTCTCTGGATGATAAGCCAGTTCCTGATCAACTTGAAGAAGACCTTCGCCTTCCAAAATTCTTTTGAAGAAACTATTGTCCATTTTGAATTCACTTCCCTTAGTTTGGTCAAGGAAGTCTTGGTTGTTAGAATTGGCACCGCGAGGGCACTTCTTTTGAAGAGAGTAGAGCAACTTGGGGGACATGGCCGGGTCTGGCTTTCCACTGTTTTGAAAGTTATATAAACGGTCTTCGAATTTATCACAATGTGCAGTTCCAACAGTGTGGCAACCTGTTATATAAATACACACGTACCAAAGTTTTCATGTTTTGACAAGGATTATGCATGCATGTTAATGATATATACATCTAGAGAATGAAATAGTATTTACCTAAAAGATAAACAAAATCAGGGGTGTCCAATCCATAACTGGCAAACAATTGGATAGCAGTACTGACGGGAATTCTTGGACTTGGGAGCCCTTGTTCGGCATCAATTGCTAGTGAAACATTACCGTCTTTTCTTCCGGTTTCTACGTTGTACCAATATGCTCCACCCTATGAATTAAGTTGAAAATTATATGAAGAAAACAATTACAAGATTAGCATTGtgctaaacttatttatttattcttaacaCGTACCAAAAATGTAGCAGCTCTAGCCGCTAAGACAATAATGTCAGCACAAGAGACAACTCCTGGGCAATATTGATCAAGATAAACCTTGATCTCCTCAACAATACCATAACCAGCAACGCTGAGATTTGGAGATGCAGTCTTCTCTGTCCCTTCACCTTCGATCATAATTGAAGCATCACATCCCTATTCAAGTTGCAATCATTAGAATCCCATTTTGTATGACTTAATTTGATGTACTAATGAGGTATAAGATGTAAGAGCTTACCCTAACAAAGCAGTCGTGAAAATTCAAACGAATAAGATCAGCAACAGTATCAGGATCTTGAAGGTAATATTTCTTAACAACGTGGAAAACAACGGCTTCAACATCGTATTTGCCACATTTACCTTCGTAGTAACCCACCTTAAATTTGTCACTACACTGACCATAGCACTCCCCGATCAGGGTCATCAAAAGAAGCCCAAGGGCTAGACCTACGATCGATGACTTTCCCCTTGCCATTTTGCTCCTTTTAGGCTTTTAGCTAATTTAATTTgtaatgttattttttgttCTGTGAAGAGATTAATGAATTCTTGGGGTATTTATAGCTTTGTGAAGATGACTTTTGAATGTTGTATTGATGTTTGTGGTGCACACGTTCAAAGAGGAGTGGACTTAGATGCGTAGAAGTACTTTTTGGTAATACACTAATTggtcttattttctttttgcatCAACTTGCATTGCTTATTAAGAACAATAATAACCGTTACTGGACTCGGTATATGTTGGCTAATTGGCTGCATATTCTCTATGAATGATCATTTTTTGAAGAgtcatttttttaaatgatttctttttttattcttaaatgaACATATCGATGTACAAAtgaatgaaattattatttagaaaatttCACGTGATAATCTgagttttttacttttttatgtgGTAGAAAAAATAATCAGAGTCGATCTTGATTATTTTGGGGCCTTTGGCGTAATTTATATTATGGcccttttaaaaataattatattttatgagtGAATTGTTAACCTTTTCTCTTTGTTTCGCAACTCCTAATTGCTCAAACTTAAATTGAACCGCCAACAACCTAAAAACTTAAGCTACTAtttaaaattacatattttaatgGGTTTCTTCGACAAAGAATTTCACTATGTCCTCTATTTTTATgccataaattatattataaatacctaatttaaaaaaattacacaagAATAATACGTAACTTAAAAGACAATTACCTAGAAAATATCCCTCTTTGTTTCATTTGAGAAGTCATATTTAATCATGATAAAGTAAGAACTTTCTTCCCAAATTTGCATTttggtaaatttttttattggttttctttCACATGTATTTACCATTATTTTTCATGagttttttctctaattttcaaGGGactgaaaacgacgatgtattagagttcgaacaatgtgtttcaaactccaatatcaccaagatcgagtgtatgaggttttgtgacaaacaaattacgctatcaacgatatcgatgtttgtaggagaaaataatgcaataaaatgacacaaagatttaacgaggttcacccaactaaggctacgtcctccggtgtgtagtatttCTTATATAATCAAAAGGAgctcaaagaactctcaaatatggagaattacaatagagaagagatataggctagtgtttggcttggggtgtatttgtggATTAATTACgatgtgagtatgagagctctatatatagtactagatacaagaatatcaatagctctcttgaatacaatattaatatagggtaatgaataatatgaaataattttaagaacttgaaaggtcgaaaatcagcatcccatgcacatcagaggatccgctcgaccggatcagagagctcgctcggtcgagcgagcatcagctgcattctggagcattctgtctgtcCGCTCGACCTACTAtatggctcgctcggtcgagcagcctggtcgagcggcacttcagagaGCTTCTGACAGGTTGCTCGACTTTACATTttagagcatcttgaatcaacctttccacttcttcattaCGTCCCATAACTCTtacacttcattaccttattaatccatacttaatcaccatcaatcatcaaaacttaacttaatacacccacattaacacattcatgggatGTCATCCCAaaagtcacacatgaatgcacctcatcTCATCTTTTCAATAACATAACATTTACAATATCTCATCTCATCTTTTCGAAGCTAGACTTGGTGGATAATTGAATACTAATTTCATCAAATGTATGCTCTTGCCTCTACTAACTCATGCAACTCCTCCTTTTTTATActactttttttaaattttttttaactgcTGTTGGTGAGTTATCATTATTGTGAGAGGCATATCTCCGAAAAATGTATTAGATATATTGGCTAAATAACCCAATTAATACTAATTAAAGAGAAAACAAATAtaagctttttattttaaagtcgtcTCTTTATGAGATGATCTCTTACAAAAATAGCTGCATCCAGAGACTTTACAAATTAGTAAAAGTCTTGTATTGACTTTATGAAATAATGTAGTATAATTAAATCCGCCACTACTTAGAATCGATGAGTATtacaattcaataaaaaatgacGTTCATGCAAATTAGAGATCTTTCACGAAGTATGACAACTATTGCATTACAATTTtgtaaatagaaaattaaatctTGTTGTAGTAAGTATCGTATTTTTTAGGTAAGGTTTTCTTAGGATCGAATCTTacatagcttttttttttttttttctcaatgtaccctatataaaaaaaaattaattttctaaattatagGGAGAGAATGTATTCTTGCCCGTATCTTGTCTATTTAATTAAGAGTTGGTGTGTATTGGCGTTTTGAGTTATACAGGAATGAATTTACTAGATCAAGAGTCTCTCTAATAAAATTGTATCAATTATACATTCTACTAATTTTACTCTTTAATAACAAAAAGAAAGTTTAATTGTAAGCATGTCATTCgtctttttttcattgattagaattaatgaaattttactgATTTGCATGTTTTACATTTatcatatttacaaatttatattttcagaaaaactcataaattaattgatgcaataaattacaattattccaattacacagttgtatataaatgcactgtttaaaaaattataatgagaaatatataatgtactgtGTAGAACATTATTTATTGTCTGATAAAATTCTGGAATTACACCGCGTAGAAATTATACTACAGAATAAATGTTATAATTGGAATTacacaatttagaaaattatactgcaaAATTACACTGTGTATAACATTAAACAACACTTTAGGAAATTACTTGAAGTACATAATAACCCCTTTTTCCatcaattgttatttaaaactaaaatgacataaaattcaattaattgattattaaaatcAATCATTTATATTGTTAGACTTGGTGAATTATTGTTTGCAatctaaaatttcataaaatattaacatattaaaaaattcGTGCATTGTACGAGTTTCTATCCGAGTAAGCTATATTTAAAAGGTATGATTAAGTGTGTCAAATCTTATATTAACAATGATCCATGATTAGAAATATCATTTTTATATAGATTGCATGACTTTTAGTCTTTATCATTGAATTAAATATTCATTTTAGAAAATTCACCTTTTATTTTGGCATATATTTATAGTAAACTtcagtaaaaaaaaatgaatttgctTTAATTTAAGATTTCAAAATATCCTTATTAAGCTAAGGTGGTGCATCTTACTTCCTCAGTTCTTTTATAATGTTCTCGTTTACTTTTTacccaatttttaaaataaattttaagttttaatatctctaaatacacatcttacaaattaaaaaaaatatataataaaagtatatatttaagACGATCTAACGAAATCccacttgaatatattttattttctatgtatATCTCAAAAACTTTAGCCAAATTTATCTCttcaaaatagaatattctaaatgagAAAACATTAGAAAGGGAGCAAATACTTCAGAAACACAAAATAATTCGAAAAGTAAAGAGATAATAAAGATATTAATTAAAccatatatgtaatatattaaTCTCACAACTTGAAATAATAACATGTTAGCTTGCCAGAGCCTTTAACATACAATAGTCAATTCCCAACGAGGGAAGAACATggcaaagaaaaaagaaaaattcaaaaaatacaaCGAGgtaaaaataaagtaatttaggTATTAAATCAAATTGACTCTGGCTATTTTTGATGAGTTATGCTCATATCTTAGTAGTTAACCTTTTTGCATGTTCCAACTCTATTCTTTCCTTCGGTTATAACTCCAATCAAACCCATTTTACGCATAGCTGGACCAATCTTAGCGAGGAATACTTTCTCATCTTCAGCTGCCCTAACAACAATGGGTCTAGTCTCTGGATGATAAGCCAATTCTTGATCAACTTGAAGAAGACCTTCGCCTTCCAAAATTCTTTTGAAGAAACCATTGTCCATTTTGAATTCGCTTCCCTTAGTTTGGTCAAGGAAGTCTTGGTTGTTAGAATTGGCACCGCGAGGGCACTTCTTTTGAAGAGAGTAGAGCAACTTTGGGGACATGGCGGGGTCTGGCTTTCCACTGTTTTGAAAGTTGTATAGACGGTCTTCGAATTTATCACAATGTGCAGTTCCAACAGTGTGACAACCtgtaataatataaatacaCACCAAAGTTTTCATGTTTAGACAAAGTTTATGCATGCATGTTAATGTTATATATCTAGAGAATAGTATGTTATTTACCTAAAAGGTAAACAAAATCGGGGGTGTCTAATCCATAACCAGAAAACAATTGGATAGCAGCACTGACTGGGATTCTTGGACTAGGAAGTCCTTGTTCGGCATCAATTGCTAGTGAAACATTACCGTCTTTTCTTCCGGTTTCTACGTTGTACCAATATGCTCCACCCTATAAATTAAGTTGAAAAGTAATATAAAGAAAACTATCATTTTCCAAATTTTCTAATTGTAAAAGACATTTAGAAAACCTTGAGACTTAACGAGAAGAACATATTGTactaaacttatttatttatttttaagacGTACAAAAAATGTAGCAGCTCTAGCCGCTAAGACAATAATGTCAGCACAAGAGACAACTCCTGGGCAATATTGATCAAGATAAACCTTAATCTCCTCAACAATATCATAACCAGCAACGCTGAGATTTGGAGATGCAGTCTTCTCTGTTCCTTCACCTTCGATCATAATTGAAGCATCGCATCCCTATTCAAGTTGCAATCAACACAATATTTATCaaaatgtcccatttacttAATTTGACATTACATAcactaataatgataatgaataTAAGGACTTACCCTAACAAAGCAGTCATGAAAATTCAAACGGATAAGATCAGCAATAGTGTCCGGATCTTGAAGGTAATACTTCTTAACAACGTGGAAAACAACGGCTTCAACATCGTATTTGCCACACTTTCCTTCGTAGTAACCCACCTTGAACTTGTCACTACACTGACCATAACACTCCCCGACCAGGGTCATCAAAAGGAGCCCAAGGGCTAGACCTACTGTCGATGACTTTCCCCTTGCCATTTCCACCTTAGTTATTCTAAGTTATTATTTAATAGTTGTGTGTTTTTTTTGTTGTGTGAAGAAACTAATGATATGTTTGGGTATTTATAGCTGATTTTGAATCATGAATTAAGCTCTTTTGATTGGAATATACTTGCTTACTGGAGCTCACGTTGAGAAGTGAGGAGTAGGATTGAAATGTCCAATTGAAGACGTGCTCTCAGCTAACTCAAATTCGTTTGTTTTTTGACGCTGTCATATATAGTTTACTTTTGGTGGTTTGGTTTGAAGAGTTTGTTTTTGGTTGCACCTAAGGATaatttgacactatttattaatGTCATTTAATTTTCACATTGTCGTTAATCTATAGATTAAAACATAGTTATTGAGATCTGAGATTTTGTTAGAATCGTctcaatgaaaattttattaattttggttttttataattatttaatgtgcataattaaagatattaatgatTGAATTAATGCATTGGGGCGTGTGAAAGTGTCCTTGGGTGCAAGTAAAAGAaaatagaggaagtatatattaaagtatataacatattctaggACGTCAATCATTAGATTAAGATTTTAATTGATAGTTGAGGTTATAAGatatattcatcatcatcatcaatcaaCCCACTATATCCcgttcatagaaaaactatggacagggtctgagGAGGGAAGGATGGCGGAAATTCATACTCATggaggagagcgcggccaaaggagtcccccgaccGAGAAAGATATAAAGATGTAGCTACATGGGAGAAAAAacctataaaagaaaataagtagACCAATCTACAGAATAAAAGGGGACAATGTTAGGCCTTGTATATTATTGAATGTTTATGTTTGGGCTTTTGTATAGGTTAGGCCCAAATATGTTTATAACAAGTGGTATATAAACTTATGCTATTGAATAAAAGAAATACAAGTGGGAAAAATTAAACCCTAACATGGTATCACAGCcttcaaaccctaaaaaccctaaaaactgattttttttttcttttctccttcttcCATTGCTATACTGCACTGCTTCTTCCATTCTTGTTCTACTGCTTTGCTTTTCTACCTTTTTTGTGCTCGCCTTCTACTCTTTTATTACTTACAATTCATTCTATTACTCATGGGTGATGAAACAAAGATTGATCCTTCATCTCCTTACTACCTCGGTGCCGGCGATCAACCCGGAAATCTTATCACTCACGTGATTTTCAAGGGCGATAATTATATTGCTTGGTCTAGGGCAATTATGTTGTCTCTAAAATCTCGACGGAAATTTGGGTTCGTTGATAGAACAATCGTTATGCCATTGGACGAGAAGAAAATTTTAGATTGGGAAACCGTTAACTCTATGATTGTGTCTTGGCTTTTACGATCAATTGATTCTAAAATATCTGCTGCTATTCCATATTTTGAGGAAGCAAAGAAATTGTGGGATTTCTTGGAGAAGCGGTACTGTGTTGCTAGCGGTCCTCGTCTTCAACAACTTCGGGCTTCGATTACTAATTGCCGTCAATCGAAGTCCATGTCTGTCCACGAGTATTATACGCAACTAATGAGTTACTATGATGATCTTGCTAGACTCAAGCCGCTACATGGTTGCGAGTGCGGCAAGTGTACTTGTTCGGTTGCCGCGAAGTATCAGTCGGACAAGGACGAAGAGGTTTTACACCAGTTTTTGATCGGTATTGATGACGACTGCTATTCTGTTGTTCGAACTAATTTATTGTCCCAAAAACCCCCTGTCACTTTGGACAGAGCATACCAAGCGTTTTTACAGGAAGAACGCTCTCGTGGTATCTCTCATAGCAAGGGCAACACTGATCGTGATGATGTTCATGTCTTTGCTGTTACTTCGGATCGCTTCAAGAGCTCCACCATACGCCGTGATAAGTCGAAGCTTTTCTGCTCTCACTGTCAACGGCGTGGCCACGATAACGCTGGCTGTTTTCTCTTACATGGCTACCCGGAGTGGTGGCTCGACAAATATGGCCCTCAAGCTTCTACTGCCTCGAAACCTGCTGCTCCGCCTAAGTCTGCTGCTGCTGCCTTTGATTGGAACCTGCTGCCGCCTAAATCTGCTGTCCATCCTTCTACTAAATCTGCTTCGATTCGTGCTCACGCAGTGGGGGGTGGGCCTGTTCCTGCTTCATCTTCTACTGCTTCTATTGATGCCACTCATCCGCTTTCATCAATTAATGATCTTCAACCTGAACATGTTACTATGCTATTAAATCTGTTTAATAAAACTCAACAAGACAA
The sequence above is drawn from the Amaranthus tricolor cultivar Red isolate AtriRed21 chromosome 5, ASM2621246v1, whole genome shotgun sequence genome and encodes:
- the LOC130813537 gene encoding peroxidase 57-like: MARGKSSIVGLALGLLLMTLIGECYGQCSDKFKVGYYEGKCGKYDVEAVVFHVVKKYYLQDPDTVADLIRLNFHDCFVRGCDASIMIEGEGTEKTASPNLSVAGYGIVEEIKVYLDQYCPGVVSCADIIVLAARAATFLGGAYWYNVETGRKDGNVSLAIDAEQGLPSPRIPVSTAIQLFASYGLDTPDFVYLLGCHTVGTAHCDKFEDRLYNFQNSGKPDPAMSPKLLYSLQKKCPRGANSNNQDFLDQTKGSEFKMDNSFFKRILEGEGLLQVDQELAYHPETRPIVVRAAEDEKVFLAKIGPAMRKMGLIGVKTEGNNRVGTCKKAY
- the LOC130812566 gene encoding peroxidase 57-like; protein product: MARGKSSTVGLALGLLLMTLVGECYGQCSDKFKVGYYEGKCGKYDVEAVVFHVVKKYYLQDPDTIADLIRLNFHDCFVRGCDASIMIEGEGTEKTASPNLSVAGYDIVEEIKVYLDQYCPGVVSCADIIVLAARAATFFGGAYWYNVETGRKDGNVSLAIDAEQGLPSPRIPVSAAIQLFSGYGLDTPDFVYLLGCHTVGTAHCDKFEDRLYNFQNSGKPDPAMSPKLLYSLQKKCPRGANSNNQDFLDQTKGSEFKMDNGFFKRILEGEGLLQVDQELAYHPETRPIVVRAAEDEKVFLAKIGPAMRKMGLIGVITEGKNRVGTCKKVNY